GGCGCCACTGCCTCGGAGATTTACAGGATTTTCTGGTACCTGGGCAGTTCCCGGTGTGGCGGCAAGGATAAAACTGGCGGTTGCCAGCACAGCGGTAAGGCGGCGTAAAAGGGTTGCACACCTCGATATCATAGGGACCTCGGCTTATAGGCCTCTGGCAACCTGCCTATAGGCGGGATGAGAGGCCGAAAACTGCTTTAGATTAAAATTTTAGCAGGGTCCCTGGTTCGTCATATCAATTGCCTAGCTACCGACTATTTGGTCGTCCTCGCGGTAGATGGCCAGTACCGACGGCCGAGGTGGTAACTGGGGATTATTATCTGGCCACCGGTGCAGGGGATTGTCATAAGTTGAGTTGCGTGAATCGGCGGGGTGCTGCACAGCAATAAATAGTGTTTTTCCGTCGGGGGTAAATTCCGGCCCGCATACTTCAGCCCCTTGGGGGCAGCCAAAAAAATGCTTGGGTGCCGCTCGCAAAGGCCCTTCAGTAGCCATTGCCCAAAGTCCATCGTGGAAGCCAAGGCGCTCACAGCCATCAGTAGCAATCCACATATTGCCCCTGGGGTCGAAAGCAACGTTATCGGGATTGGCAAACCAGCCGTGCTCAGAGATATCGTAAGGGGACTGCTGTCCATAGGCGCCCCTTTCAGCGGGGTTTTCAGCATTGGGATTTCCGCCAAGTAGAAATTGCTGCCACTGAAATTGTGCGCTTGTGTGGTCGCGGTTTCCCTTCTTCCCGGGGGGCGCTATTTCCAATACATGGCCGGCAGTATTGCGGGCGCGGGGGTTGGCGGCATCGGTATCGCTGCGCTTCTTGTTTTTGGTCAGCATTACATAGGTGCAATCATTGTGGGGGTTAGTCTCTACGTCCTCCGGCCGATCCATTGGCGTGGCTCCCAGTAGCGTGGCTGCGCGGCGCGCATCAATCATTACATCTGCTTGATTGCGAAAACCATTCTCTGCGGTCAGTGGGCCCTGGCCATATATCAGCGGCAGCCATTCGCCACTGCCATCGTCGGCAAATCGTGCGGCATAGAGCGAGCCATTAACGAGTAGCTTTCGGTTTGTATCGGGATCTTCGGGCTGATAGTTATCTTGGGATACATAGCGATAGACAAATTGATGTTCATCATCATCGCCGCCGTAAGCAACGATCGGTTGTCCCGGTTTACAGACCAGGGTAAAGCCTTCGTGCTCAAAACGCCCAAAACTGGTCAGTTTGCGCGGTTTTGATTGGGGGTTATAGGGGTCAAACTCCACCATCCAGCCGAATCGGTTGGGCTCTTTGGGTTCTACCTGAATATCAAATCGGCGGTCGTGGTCACCCCAGTTGCGATTTTCCGGTTTTATACCAAAAAGTTGATGGTTTTCGATCTCCAGGGAATCTTCGAGCTTTTTTGGGTCTCCCTGAAAAGCGCCACCAAACCCCTCTTCAGCAATTAATACGGTTCCCCATGGGGTTTTTCCTCCTGCACAGTTACCTATGGTACCGAGGACCTGGGTTCCGCTGGGATCTTGGTGGGTCTTCAAACGTTCGTCGCCTGCGGCCGGGCCAGTGATTTCCATTGGCGTCGTAGAAGTTATCCGCCGGTTATAGGGACTGTCAGCCACTACTTTCCAGCCCCGTTTAGTTCTTTGAATTTCCACGATGGAGTGTCCGCAGGCAGCCTGTTCAATGGCCACATGCTCGGCACTCACTCCCCGGGTGGCACTGTATTCGTCGTTATAACCGGGGAACATTAGATGGGGCTGGGTGTATTCGTGATTGACACATAAAAGCCCGCGATCACTATTTTTACTTTGTATATGCAGGTACCCCTGGGTGGAACTCGCCCCCTTTGCCAAGGGCATAAAAGCAATAAAATCGTTGTTGTAACCGAAGCGTTGTTCCTGGCCACTGGCGCTAAGTTCTTCAGGCTGAAAAGATGTTTCCTCTTTATGTAGAGGGTCTCCCCACCTTAGCAGAACCGTGGATTTATAACCCTCTGGTAGATGGTGTTGGTAATCCAGGCCATGGGGAATTTCTTTAAAGGTGAGGGAGTTGTGTGTGGGCTTTTCACTCCCACTACAGCCGGGTAGTAAGCTGCTTACAGCACCGGTGGCGGTTACACCACCCAGGACTTTAAATAGAGATCTGCGTGCTGGGTTTGTGGGGCTTTCGTTCATGACTGCTCCATATTTGGCTTCAGTATATGACGCTTTTTACTGTTAATTGCCTTGATGGTTCTTTTTAAGGCGATTGATATCTGTGTAAATAGCAGGGCTTACATCTATCGTCGCAGTACTAATTGACTATGTGATGACAAGCTTAAAAAAAATGTCACGTAAAGTTCATAGCGGCCTTCTAGTCTGCGTCCAATTCAATTAACCACCGGTAATGTGGGAGTGGGACGCAATGAAATACAGAACTTCAGGCTTGCGGTTACTGGGAATGCCATTGGCGGCTCTGGCGACTGCCATCATTAGTGCAAATGCTGTCGCAGAAAATGAGCAGCTAATGGAAACTGTGACGGTTACCGCTCAGGCAAGTAATGCGCGCAGCGACTTGGATCGACAGCGGGACGCCAATAAGGTCGTAGCGGTGCAAACTTCTGATGCGATTGGTGAACTCCCCGATGCCAATGTCACAGAAGCGTTACAGCGGATGCCCGGTGTATTTATTGCGAGAGATCAGGGTGAGGGGCGTTTCGTTGGGGTGCGGGGTATAGACCCAAATTTGAATGCGGCGACAATTAATGGTGTGAGCTTGCCGGCACCGGAAACAAACTCCCGGGCGGTAGCCCTGGATGTTATTCCATCGGACTTATTGGCGAGTTTGGAGGTATTTAAAACTCTTACGCCGGATATGAGCGCAGATTCTATTGGCGGTGCCATTGAGATCAAAAGTCTGAATGCCCTGGATTATGACAGCAATCGCTACAAATTCAGTGTAGAGAATAGCTACAGCGAGCTGCAGGAAGAGTACAGCCCCAAAGTGGCTGCGACCATGACCAACATTTTTGAACTTGATGGAGAGCGCCGTCTTGGGGTGGCCTTGGCGCTAAGTCACCAGGAGCGGGATTTTGGCTCAGATAATATTGAGACTGACGGTAGCTGGGAAGAGCTGACCGCTGAAGACGGCTCTGTCGCTAAGGGCGCGACCGAAATAGAGCATCGCGATTACAGTATTACCCGGGAGCGCACAGGTCTTGCTGCCAACTTCGACCTGGATCTGGGCAGTGACTCAAGCATCTATCTCCACAGCTTGTACTCCGATTTTTCTGATCAGGAAATCCGCCAGCGCAATTCCTGGAAGCTCGATGATGAGCGCGATGAGCCGGAGACTATTTCAGGCAACTCGGCAGAATGGGAAGAGGCCGCGTTGGAGAAGTCCCTGAAGGACCGCCTGGAAGAACAGGAAATTATTTCTGCGGTATTTGGCGGAGAGCATAATTTTGAGCAATGGGGATTGTCCTATGCCTTGGGATATTCCCATGCAGAGGAATCTGAACCCAATCGCCGCGATACCGATTTTGTCTTGGACTCCCTGCGTTTGGGGTATGTTGAAGTTGGTGATACTCCCCGTATGGCGGTGGGAAGTGAGGATGTTGAAGCAGTATTGGACCCGGCCAGCTATCAACTCGATGAGTTGGTCATTGAAGATAACTTTACTGAAGATGAAGAAATCAGCTTCCGTATTGATATCAGTAGAGAAATGGATTGGGCTGGCAATCCTTCAGTAGTTAAATTCGGATTACATGAGCGTCAGCGAGAAAAGGCTGGTGACTTAAATGCGACTGTATATGAAGGGTTTGGTGGGGATTACACTCTGGCGGACTTTTCTCGCAATAGTATCGATTATGGTTTGGATGCATTTGGACCTGGCGTCAATGTTGGAAGCCTGAATAGTTTTATCAATGCTAACCTCAGTGATTTTGACATAGATGAGACGGAGACCGCTTTGGCATCCGCCCGTGACTACGCAATGAATGAAGACATCACGGCCTTGTATGTGATGAATTCTATTGAGTTGGATCGCTCCCAGCTGGTTTTTGGGGTTCGCTATGAGCGCACCGAATTTACTGCTGAAGGAGTGAATGTGGCAGAGTCGGAAGAGCCCCTGCCGGGTGCCGATTTAATTTCAGAAGGGGTTTATGCCACTGAGGTTAACTACGAGCGGGACTACGACAATTTCTTTCCCAGTATTAATTACAAGTTTGATTACAACGATAATGTTGTTCTCCGTGCAGCTTATTCGGAGTCCTTATCGCGTCCATCATTTGGCTATTTGAACCCCTCTCCGGCCAAAATTGAATACGATGATGGGGAACTGGAGGTTGAAGCTGGAAATCCAGAATTAGACCCCTATGAATCCCGCAATATCGACCTATCTGCCGAATACTATGCGGACGACCTGGGTATGTTCTCTGTGGGACTTTTCCATAAGAGTATCGATAACTTTATTGTTATGTCTGAGGTTTCCAGTAATACCGATTTTACCCGTTTTGTAGGGAATTTAGCGGTGGATGATGCTGAAGTATGGCAACCGATTAACGGAGACAACGCCCGTATCAGCGGTGCCGAACTGGCCTGGACCCAAGGTTTTGAAAATGGGTTCTTACTCAGGGCTAATGCAACATTAACCGATTCAGAAGCTGATCTGGGTCTCAATAGCAGTGATCGCAGTGACAAAATATCTATGCCTTCCCAGGCGGATTTTGTCGGCAACTTTATTGTAGGCTATGAACGCGATGCCTTTAGTATGCGCCTGTCAGCAGCTTTCCGCAGTGAACGCCTGCTGGAAGTAGACCTTGAAAATGAGGTCAATGACCGCTACGAAGAAGACCATTTGCAATTGGATTTGTCGGCCCGCTACCGCTTTGATAATGGCCTTCAACTTACTTTTACTGGGGTTAACCTCACGGATGAGCCTTACTATGTTCACACGTCTGGGTTTAATGGTCAGTACGAAGAATACGGTCCGACTTATGCGATTGGGCTGAGCTATAGCACTTTCTAGAATTTTCACTGGAATTTTTGGATTAGTGTAAATTCTTATCCTGATAAAGCCCCTGCAATATTGTGGGGCTTTGTTTTTTATAAAAATAATATTTTCTGTCAGTTACCGGTAAATCCTAAGCAGGTTTTATTATGCGTTTTTCAATAGTGGGTGTTTTGTCCTGCCTTATATTACTCGGATGTGATCTTGAAAAGGATAGTCAAAGATTATCTTCGCAAAATATCATCTCTTTAAAGGGTGTGATAGCTGAACAGATTCAGTTGGTCGGTTTCCCTGAGCAGCAATACTTGTTGCTATCTAGTAAATATAAGGGGCTGGTGCTTGTAGATGAGTCCGCAAAAATACAAGTTCAAAATGATGCCAGAGTAGAGGCACTTGCAATTCAGCCAAAGGAAGATGGTAGCTACCTGGTGGCGGCTTACGAAAAGCAGGAAGCGCAATTACATCTATATCAATTATTTACTGATCTAAACGATGATTTGCGGCTTCAACTTTTAGGAAAGCTTGAGAATGCTAAGCCTGTGAGCGCACTCTGTTTTTCACTACAAGCAGGAAGAGATCACCTGTTTGCCATTGGAGAGGACGGACTGGGGTTTGAGTACCTGCTTTCTCCCAGCGGTGGGCACTGGGACTTTACCGAGATCCGCCCAATATATTTGGGGGAGGAGGTTAATAGTTGTAGCGTGGATAACCGTCGGGGGCGATTACTGGTATCACAGCCGCCTGTAGGGATATTGGCATTGAATGCCGATGCAGAGCGAGATGAGGAGCGTGAGCTTTTAATCTCGGCGAAACGGCTCGGTGATGATTTCGGCAGCTTGCGATTGGGTTATCAGCAGGACCAAATCTGGATTGCTGTGGAACAGGGAGTACAGGCTTTCGACTTGTCAGGAAGTGGTATGCCCGACCACTCTTGGACATTGCCTGCAGAAAGTCCTGCCTCTATAGCAGTTTTTGGTGATAGGTTGGCCGTGTTAAATGATAAGCAGAGTGAAATAACCTATTTCCCGATAAATACCAAACTGACCAGAGTTACAGATAATCCGCTTGAGATTATTCCCACTATTGCCGCCAGGGGACAAACTGACCCCGTTCACTCTTATGGGGATGCTGCCGATGATCCCGCCATTTGGGTGAACCCTCATTCGCCGGCAAACAGCCTGATTTTTGCTACAGATAAAAAAAAGGGGCTCAATATCTATCATCTATCAGGCGGCTTAAAACAGCACTTTCCGGTAGGCAGGGTTAATAATGTTGATATCCGTAAAATTTCCCACCCCGATATCGATGCGATTGCCGTTGCCTCTAATCGTACTAATCCCGGTTTGGATCTATTTTCTATCAGTATAACGGGCGAGGTGGGGTATCTTGGATACCGGGGTATAGGGCTTCGTGATCCCTATGGCTTGTGCCTGCAACAGGACGATAGTGGACTTTATGCCTGGGTTTCTGACAAGGAGGCCAGCTTGCATCAGCTCAAGATCAATGTCTCTGAGTCCTCCAATGAGTTTGAGATTGAGCAGGGTATCCAGCTTGATGACTATGGACAGGTTGAAGGCTGTGTTGTGGATGACCAGTTCGGAACCCTGTTTTTTGCTGAGGAAGACCGGGGGATTTGGCGACTGGACCTAAAGTCCTTATCAGAGGCCTCTCCAGAGTTGGTGGCAGAAGTGGATGGTGAAAAGCTGGTGGCAGATATAGAGGGATTGGCACTTTATCAGGATGGCGACAAGGGCTTTCTAGTGATATCCAGTCAAGGTAATGATAGCTATGCACTATTCAGCCGTAGTGGGAATGAATTTATTACCCATTTTCGGGTTGGTATGAATCCCCAGCTAGGTGTGGATGGCACTTCGGAAACCGATGGTTTGGCCGTTACCAGTTCAGCTCTGGGTGCGGAATATCCGCAAGGTTTGTTAGTTGTTCAGGATGGGCGCAACCGAATGCCCAGCGCAGCCCAGAATTTTAAATTGGTTGATTGGAGGGATATCAATCGTCTGTTGTCTCACTAGCGGTATCGGGGTTTTCAGGCTGGCTTAAATTGTTAATATTGCGGGCTCTCTGAACCAGATAAATCAGAGAGCTCGCAAGTATCACTCCAACGATATCGGCGGCCAGATCAAGTAAGTCAAAAGTCCTTGAGCGAACAAATGCCTGGCTTATCTCTTCAATCAGGGCAAAGCCAAGCACTGCGATAGCACCATAGTAAATTCTAATAAAGCCGAGCTTAAAATAAGTGGCGCGGGTGGCAGGTATCAGGATAAGACCAAAAGTACCAAACAAGGCGATATGGCCTAGTTTATCGCCATAGGGGATAGCACGGACAAGGTCAAAAAATATACTACTCGATCCGGTATTGGCTAGATATACAATCCAAAGAATAAAGAGAAAAAACAGTAGGGCTGAAGCCTTGAGAAATCTTGACATAATACTTATTGATACTGTTTCGTCTAATCTTGTGAAGCTTGACTATTGATTTTATAGATATCTAATTGGATCGGAAAGATAGGCCATTTGGCTATGTGAATTAGCCAGAATGTGATGGCTCAGTATCAATTATTTTCGACTTACAGTCCCTACATAGGTAGGCGATACCATTAATATCTAGTGATTTACTTTTAGATCGAAACTCATAGGGCTCCATGTTTTTCTTACAGTCGGTGCAAATAGGTGGGTTTTCAAGTTTTTCTTGCTCTAGCTGTTTTTTTGTTCCGAATATTAACAGCACAAACACTATAAGAATGGTCCATTGAAAATTGTCTGGCTGCCTAGAGCTTCTCGAAACGAAGATTGAATAAATTAATAGTATAGAAACTATTGTAATGTATATAATTGAATGAGTTTTTTTGGTTTCTTTTAGCGTGTTTTCATAATCTATTTTCGCTCGATAGTCTTCTTGGTATTCCTCCAGATCTTTTTCATTCAGTATTTTATTCTTTTTGTTGTTCATTTTGGAATGTGTTAGTTAATGGCTGTTTATGGAGAGGAGTTCTATCAGTATTTAACAGGGTTTTATCATTAAAAATGCATACTCCACCCCATGGTGATAGCTTCACTATCTATTTCATCCAGAAACGTATCGCCCCCAATTTTTGAAAACTGTTCCCACTCTATCCGTAGGCTCCACTTGCCCCTGTAGCTATAGTTAACACCAGCACCATATGCCCAGTGGAATCCATTGCTGCTATCGGTTAATTCACCTCTGACAGGAGTTAATTGTTCTATTAAACTGCCATCTTCAAGCTGGTATAGGATAAAAACTTCACCCTTCTGAATCTCATTGGTTTCCGCGTACCAGATGCCGGTGCCAAGTTTCCCGAATAAGCTAAATGACTCTCCCAGGGGAAGATACGCCAGGGAAAATATATTGAAAAGCTGGCTATCAAAATCAGAGAAATAGTTTAAATATTCACCATCCCCATATGAGATATGGGTATCCAGCTGGTACTTATTGAAATTTTGATAGCTGGCTTCAATTGCCAGGTAAGGTGTCCATCGAATTCCTGCAAATAGTTTCCAGGCGTTATTTTTATCATCACACCGACTGAGATCCACTTGATCTAAGCTGGTGCTAATTTGTTGAACACGCTTTTCTGCTTCGCTACACAAGTTATTGGCATGCTGGTTACCGAAAGAGATACCAGCATATTTGTGTGAGTAGAAATCGGCGCAAGTAAGGGCAGGCAAGGAAAGTAGAAAAATAATGAATAGGGGGCTAAAGCGGTTCATGGTTTGACCTTGTTTAGCTTATATGGGGGGACCGCTGAAGATGATTTTAGAGTGAAATTTGATTAAGGCAACCACCAAAATAATAACGTCTTTTAGATTGATCGAAGGTAGGACCTACTCTATTAACTGGATTCGGCGCCTAAAGATAGAGTTCCCAGTAATAGTTCGCGGGAACTCTATTTAATTTGTATAAAGTTATAGGTGTCAATTAACAAAATTCAAAAAAGCCGCCCTAAACCCAGTGATAGTGTTTCTGCATTGAAGTCTACTCCAGTGGGCTCCAGTTTCTCCCACTCCAGTCTCCAAATCCAGTGATTCCTATAGATATAATTCATGCCGACCCCAACTCCCCAGTGAGGGCCTTTGTGGTTTTGGGACTTGTCTTTATCGAACGTCTGAAGTTGTGCCGTGAATTGTCCATTGGATAATTGCTGGGGGATATAAAATTGAGCGGATTGTTGCTCTGATAATTTTCCTCTCCAAGCTCCAGCCCCGACTCTGGCAAACATATTTATATTGGAGTTAACAGGATAAAAACCCAATAAAAAGGCGGTCAATAAATGTGTCTCAACCTGGTATGCAGCCTTTGCATACTCTCCATTTTCATTATTGGTATAAAAGCTGCTTTGCGCAGCTGAAGGTTTTAGATAGCTGATTTCAAGGGCGAGGTATCTGTTCCAACGCAAGCCGCCATAAAACTTAATCGTACTGCCGCTACTATTGCAATGAAAACGTCCGTCTGTAGATCCTTGAGGAATCTGTGATTTTATCCGGGGGTTTGCAGATGAGCAAAATTGAGGATAAGAGGTTTCACCGAGGGTAGCCCCAATATATTTCCTGTTGGCAAAGTCAGCGCTGGTATTTGTAGCGAAAGTGAATATAAGGCTGGAAAACAAACTTGTTTTTACGGTGGTCTTAAAATTATTCATGATCTGTCCTGTGCTTTGTTTATTTTTATTTCAAGCACAGTAAAGCTAGATCAGGGCTTTTACTTCACAAGTCATTGGCGTGAGGGCCTTTAGGTATCAGGCCCTGTATTCAAAGTCAGAGTAAGCAGTTGGCTGTTAATTTCTAAATGCCAAGCTTTGCTCGCATCTCCGAGAGTCTTTTCGAATTTTCTTCCTTGGAAAGTGGTGAGCCGGGGTTTTCCTCCAGCTTTAATTGCTCTGGAGCGGTTAGTTTTTCTCCCCCCAGGACTCGTTCACATATTTTTCGATAGTGCTCAGCAAAGACCGGGTAGGCGATAGACTCGGGGTTATTGGCAAGAAAAAACCAGTTGGATTCCCGCCCTGCGTGATAGATCGCTAAGTGGCTCCAGTTGTAATTGGTTTTGGGGCTGGGGGCATTGCAGGCTTCGCGATAGGCGGCGCGTGCTTCCGGTAAACCATTCTCCCCAGCGGCGCACAGCTGCAGCATTTTATGTACGGTGGGCAGGTACTCGCTTTGCAGGATCGCTCGCTTGGCACCCTGCATAATATCCTGGGGAGCGAAAGCAAGCAGGGCCTCCAGCCAGAGGCGCTTGGCGTGGTGAAGGGTTTCAGTGTCTGGAAACGCTGCGCTGAACTGATTGTGATAATTCAGTTTAAACAGCGCAAATACTTCATTGATTGCGCGCTTCTTTTCGTTCAGCAGTTCCTGGCCCTGTTCACTACCAGTTTGTGTCTGTGAGTATGTCGCCGATTGACCGGTCGCGGGTGCGCTGGTTGGTGTTGTTGTGGGAGTCTTGTGGATTGCCATAAGAGTTTCCTATTGCCAGTTTGTTGCGCTCCGCCCACTGGTGGCGCGCGTGACGCACAAATACGGCGTCCCAGCTTTTACGTGCGGCATTTTGACCGCGCCAGTAAATAATAAATTCCGGAACCAGGGATAGAGCGAAGTCGCGATCTATCTCGCATTGGTTCATCAAATGACTCAGGCAGTCACCACTGGGCTGCCAGTTGCGGGAGATGGGTTTGGCCACCGGGTTTTTCTCAATACCCTGGCAGTAATAGGCCCACTCTTCCCGCGCATACTCGATAAACAGTTCACCCCAGCGGGCACTGTGGCCACCGCGCTCGGTCCATTTATAAATGAATTCCGGCAGCAATTCGGCAGCAAAGCGCGGATTGATGGCCAGGCGCTGCAACTGCTCCCAGGTGTGCTCGCTGGGCTGCCAGTCGCGGGACATAGCAGTGGGCTTGCGCTTTTCGATAAATGGCGTGTCCTGCTTTTCCCAGTCTTCCATAATCCAGTCATTGAATTCCAAATCCCAGGAAATGGACTGCTTGCCACTGGAGCGGTGGTAATCGAGAAAGCGCTGTAGGCCGCGACCGACAAAAGTGCTGGGGACTCCCTCGTCTGCCAGCTTGCGCAGGGTCTCATCGCTGGGTTGCCAGCCGTTGGGCAGTGGCTGTTTGCGCTGAGCAGTTGCGCGAAAAGCCTCCCACTTGCTTTTAACCTGGCGCAGGAATAGGGAGCCAAAGGAGTGGCGGGGCTCGGCGCGCTCGCGCCAGTAAGTGACAAACTCCGGCAGTTGCTCCCTTACAAAGTGCTCGGGAATACCCAACTGGGCGATACGCGCCATGGTTTCACTATCCGGCTGCCAACTGGGGGCAATGGTGTTGGCATTGCGGTTGGATGGGGTAGGGGGTGTTGCCACCGGGCGCTTGTACTCACCGGGCAGGGCGAACTTCAGAATCTCGCTACTGCCGAATGGTGCCGCCCCCAGCAGAAGGGCACCCTGGTTGCGCAAGCTGGTGGCTACCCGCTGGATATCCGCCGCCTGCCAGAAGGGCAGCAGCAGATATAGCTGCTCCCCCTCGGCGGTATACCAATCCCGACCTCCGTAGGGCTCCAGGGGAAGGAATGGAGCCAGGTCGCCAAGTGCAGTGAGCAGCACAGCTTCCTCCAGGCCGACAGTGGCAGCCAGAGAAGGAGAGATACTCAGGGGTCTTTCGGGAAGCAGGGGATGTGTCATGGCGCGATAATAACATTCCGTCGCATCGCATGCGCGATCATTGGCGAATCCTCAGCCTTTTCCTGCCCCTGGTGCCAACCACTAAGCTGAAGGATGAATTGACTGCGAAATTTCGGCAGACGGTGCGCTGCCAACTGTTGCCTTCCCCTAGCGGTAAGGTTGTAACTTTGTCGCTGTAATTGGTGTTGCGGGAGAGCAAGATGACGAAGGAGCAACAATCTGCGCCAACGGTGTTCCGTTTGAGTGGAGTCAATTGTGCCGGTTGTATCAACAAAATTGAGACTGCGGTTAAGGCCGTAGCCGGGGTGACTGATGCCCGGGTAAACCTGTCCGATAAAATCCTGTCGGTATACGGCCCGGCGGAGGCTGAATCCTGTATCGAAGCCGTCCGAGGCGCGGGCTACGGCGCTGAACTCCTGCGAAGTAGTGAACGAGAGCAGCGCGCGGAACAGCGGGAGCAGACACAGCGGCACTACCGCCAGCAGTTGTGGCGCTCGGCATTTGCTTTGGGCGTGGGCGTGCCAATGATGGCCTGGGGGCTGATCACCGACAAGGTATCGGTGAATACCCCTGCGGAGCAGCTGGCCTGGGGTGTCATGGGGCTGATTACCCTGGCGGTGCTGGTCTTCTGTGGCGGCAACTTCTTCAGTGGTGCCTGGAAGGCACTGCGTCACCACAATGCCACTATGGATACGCTGGTGGCCCTGGGCACGGGAACGGCCTGGCTCTTTTCTATGATCGTGGTATTGGTTCCCCATCTCTTACCGGAAGCGGCACGACATGTGTACTTCGAGGCCAGTGCCATGATTATTGGCCTGATCAGCCTCGGCCAGGCACTGGAGATTCGGGCGCGCGGGCGCACTAGTGCCGCAGTGGAGAAGCTGCTGGAGCTCCAGGATACGTCTGCGCGGGTATTGAGGGATGGCCGAGAGGTGGATCTGCCTATCGAGCAGGTGCAGCAGGGAGACCAGCTGCGCGTCCGCCCCGGCGAGAAAATTCCGGTGGATGGCACTGTGCTTGAAGGGCGCAGCCTGGTAGATGAATCCATGCTCACCGGGGAACCAGTGCCGGTGAAAAAGGCGGAGGGTGACAGCCTCGCCGCCGGCACCCTGAATAAAAATGGCAGCCTGTTGTTTCGCGCAGATAAAGTGGGTTCCGACACCCGTCTCGCGCAGATTATCGAGATGGTAAAGAATGCCCAGAGCTCCCGAGTACCTATCGCGCGTTTGGCGGACAAGATTTCCGGCATCTTTGTGCCAGTGGTGATGATTATTGCCCTGGTGGCCGCACTGGTTTGGTTCAACTTGGGACCCGATCCTCGGGTTGCCCATATGCTGGTGGTACTGACTTCGGTGCTGATTATCGCCTGCCCCTGTGCCTTGGGTTTGGCGACTCCCATGTCGGTTATGGTGGGGGTGGGCAAAGGTGCTGAGTACGGTGTACTGGTGCGCAACGGCAAGGCCCTGCAACAATCCTGCACCTTGGATGTCCTGGTTGTGGATAAAACCGGGACTCTCACCGAGGGTTCTCCGCGTCTGACAGATATCGATAGTGATGGCGACAGCGATGAACTGCTGCGTTTGGTAGCGAGCCTGGAGCAGGGCTCAGAGCACCCCTTGGCCGAAGCCATAGTGACGGCAGCTCACGATAAAAACCTTGAATTGCAGTCTCCAGCCAACTTTGAAGCCATCACAGCTCACGGTGTGAGTGGTGATATTGGTGGCAGTCGCGTGCTGTTGGGGAATACCAAGTTAATGCAAAAGGAAGCCATTTCCCTGGACGCCTGGAATGAGCGGGCAGCCACGTTGGCTGCGGCGGGGCGCACGGTGATGTACGCCGCCGTGGACGGCAAGTTGCGGGGGATTATTGCCGTAGCCGATCCGATTCGCGCTGATGCGCAAGCTGCAATCGAGCGACTGGGCAAACTGGGTTTACGCATTGAAATGCTTACCGGGGACAATCACGGCAGTGCTGAAGCGGTTGCCCGGCAGCTGGGTATCGATCGCGTTCACGCAGAGCTATTGCCGGAAGATAAAGAGGGGATCGTCGCTGAATTGCAAAAAAAGGTGAGCGAGT
This DNA window, taken from Microbulbifer sp. VAAF005, encodes the following:
- a CDS encoding PhoX family phosphatase, producing MNESPTNPARRSLFKVLGGVTATGAVSSLLPGCSGSEKPTHNSLTFKEIPHGLDYQHHLPEGYKSTVLLRWGDPLHKEETSFQPEELSASGQEQRFGYNNDFIAFMPLAKGASSTQGYLHIQSKNSDRGLLCVNHEYTQPHLMFPGYNDEYSATRGVSAEHVAIEQAACGHSIVEIQRTKRGWKVVADSPYNRRITSTTPMEITGPAAGDERLKTHQDPSGTQVLGTIGNCAGGKTPWGTVLIAEEGFGGAFQGDPKKLEDSLEIENHQLFGIKPENRNWGDHDRRFDIQVEPKEPNRFGWMVEFDPYNPQSKPRKLTSFGRFEHEGFTLVCKPGQPIVAYGGDDDEHQFVYRYVSQDNYQPEDPDTNRKLLVNGSLYAARFADDGSGEWLPLIYGQGPLTAENGFRNQADVMIDARRAATLLGATPMDRPEDVETNPHNDCTYVMLTKNKKRSDTDAANPRARNTAGHVLEIAPPGKKGNRDHTSAQFQWQQFLLGGNPNAENPAERGAYGQQSPYDISEHGWFANPDNVAFDPRGNMWIATDGCERLGFHDGLWAMATEGPLRAAPKHFFGCPQGAEVCGPEFTPDGKTLFIAVQHPADSRNSTYDNPLHRWPDNNPQLPPRPSVLAIYREDDQIVGS
- a CDS encoding VanZ family protein; the protein is MSRFLKASALLFFLFILWIVYLANTGSSSIFFDLVRAIPYGDKLGHIALFGTFGLILIPATRATYFKLGFIRIYYGAIAVLGFALIEEISQAFVRSRTFDLLDLAADIVGVILASSLIYLVQRARNINNLSQPENPDTASETTDD
- a CDS encoding TonB-dependent receptor — translated: MKYRTSGLRLLGMPLAALATAIISANAVAENEQLMETVTVTAQASNARSDLDRQRDANKVVAVQTSDAIGELPDANVTEALQRMPGVFIARDQGEGRFVGVRGIDPNLNAATINGVSLPAPETNSRAVALDVIPSDLLASLEVFKTLTPDMSADSIGGAIEIKSLNALDYDSNRYKFSVENSYSELQEEYSPKVAATMTNIFELDGERRLGVALALSHQERDFGSDNIETDGSWEELTAEDGSVAKGATEIEHRDYSITRERTGLAANFDLDLGSDSSIYLHSLYSDFSDQEIRQRNSWKLDDERDEPETISGNSAEWEEAALEKSLKDRLEEQEIISAVFGGEHNFEQWGLSYALGYSHAEESEPNRRDTDFVLDSLRLGYVEVGDTPRMAVGSEDVEAVLDPASYQLDELVIEDNFTEDEEISFRIDISREMDWAGNPSVVKFGLHERQREKAGDLNATVYEGFGGDYTLADFSRNSIDYGLDAFGPGVNVGSLNSFINANLSDFDIDETETALASARDYAMNEDITALYVMNSIELDRSQLVFGVRYERTEFTAEGVNVAESEEPLPGADLISEGVYATEVNYERDYDNFFPSINYKFDYNDNVVLRAAYSESLSRPSFGYLNPSPAKIEYDDGELEVEAGNPELDPYESRNIDLSAEYYADDLGMFSVGLFHKSIDNFIVMSEVSSNTDFTRFVGNLAVDDAEVWQPINGDNARISGAELAWTQGFENGFLLRANATLTDSEADLGLNSSDRSDKISMPSQADFVGNFIVGYERDAFSMRLSAAFRSERLLEVDLENEVNDRYEEDHLQLDLSARYRFDNGLQLTFTGVNLTDEPYYVHTSGFNGQYEEYGPTYAIGLSYSTF
- a CDS encoding phytase; the protein is MRFSIVGVLSCLILLGCDLEKDSQRLSSQNIISLKGVIAEQIQLVGFPEQQYLLLSSKYKGLVLVDESAKIQVQNDARVEALAIQPKEDGSYLVAAYEKQEAQLHLYQLFTDLNDDLRLQLLGKLENAKPVSALCFSLQAGRDHLFAIGEDGLGFEYLLSPSGGHWDFTEIRPIYLGEEVNSCSVDNRRGRLLVSQPPVGILALNADAERDEERELLISAKRLGDDFGSLRLGYQQDQIWIAVEQGVQAFDLSGSGMPDHSWTLPAESPASIAVFGDRLAVLNDKQSEITYFPINTKLTRVTDNPLEIIPTIAARGQTDPVHSYGDAADDPAIWVNPHSPANSLIFATDKKKGLNIYHLSGGLKQHFPVGRVNNVDIRKISHPDIDAIAVASNRTNPGLDLFSISITGEVGYLGYRGIGLRDPYGLCLQQDDSGLYAWVSDKEASLHQLKINVSESSNEFEIEQGIQLDDYGQVEGCVVDDQFGTLFFAEEDRGIWRLDLKSLSEASPELVAEVDGEKLVADIEGLALYQDGDKGFLVISSQGNDSYALFSRSGNEFITHFRVGMNPQLGVDGTSETDGLAVTSSALGAEYPQGLLVVQDGRNRMPSAAQNFKLVDWRDINRLLSH